The Rhizobium viscosum genomic sequence TCCATATCCGGAGCCGCCCACATCTTTTCGATGTTGTAGAACTCGCGGATTTCGGGACGGAACACATGCACGATGATGTCACCGGTATCGATCAGGATCCAGTCACCGCCTTCCTGACCTTCGACGCGGGCAGTACCGAAGCCCTCATCCTTGAGATCAGTCAGAAGATGATCGGCGATCGCCATGACATGCCTGTTCGAGCGGCCGGAGACGACAACCATGTAATCTCCCAGCGCCGACTTTCCGGCAATGTTGATGGTGACGATATCTTCAGCTTTGGAATCCTCGAGGCTCACGAGGACGGCTTCCAGAGCACGGGCAGCGGCATCGGCGCCACGTTCCGCACCCTTCGGGATAACGGCAAGCGTTTTTCCCTTGGCGTGTACTGTTGTCAGTGCTTTCCCTTTCCTGGAATGACAAACCATGCACAACACAGATCCGGCGTCACCGGATCATGGTTAAGATAGGCATCAAACCATTAACGTTTCAAGACGCGGCGCAGCGCGCAAACGGCCTAAAGCCGCATTTGGCGTCACGAAATCGAGATTTCGACCCCAGGTCGAGATGGAGTTGCGATGTACAGCGTCTGCGGTCGGGCGTAAAGTGCCGGTGATTTCCGCAAATACCGACCGAAATGACCGAAACCGCCAAAAATCCACTCGCACCCGTCCTGCGAATCACCTTTCCCGATGACGATCGCCTCGGCCACGGCAAGATGGAGCTGCTCGAGCATATCCGCGAGACAGGCTCGATCTCGGCGGCCGGCCGCGCAATGGACATGTCCTATCGTCGTGCATGGATGCTGGTTGCCGAGATGAACCGCATGTTCAAGGCACAGGTGGTGGAATCGCAGCGCGGCGGCCAGAAGGGTGGTGGTGCGGCACTGACGCCATTCGGGGACCAATTGCTGGCGCGCTTTCGTGACATGGAAAAGACGGTGCGCACCAGCCTTGCCGATGATCTCGCCTGGCTGGAAAACAACCGCAATCCGCAGCCGGACGGCCGGCGCTGATCAGGCTTCCAGCGCCACCGTCTTGATGACGGCGAAAGCCGACATGCCTGGATTTAGCCCCAGACGCTCGCAGGACAGCGCGGTGATGCGCGAGAGCACGGCGTCGCCGGTGCAATCGAGGCGGATCTCGACGGTTCCATCCTCCGTCGGCGAAACCTGCGTGACGGTTCCTTCCAGAATGTTGAGGGCGCTCAGCCCTTCCGGCTTCCGTGTTGCCAGCATCACATCTCGGGCGGGGATGCGGATGCGCACGGACTTGCCTATGGCCGGCGCAGCACCGGGAACATAAAGCCTGCCCGCCTTCAGCAGCACCGTCGAAATCCGATTGGCCGAATCGATGCTTTCGACTGTGCCTTCCAGCACTGCACCGGCTTCCCTTCGGTCTTCCGGGAGCAACGACGAACGACTGAGGATTTCTGTTGCGGGGCCTGCGGCTTCCACCTTGCCGTCGCGCATGATGACGACCTGATTTGCCAGGCGTGCGACTTCGGAGATCGAATGGCTGACATAGACGATCGGAATATCCATCTCGTCGCGCAGACGCTCGAGATAGGGCAGAATCTCGGCCTTGCGGGCTTCGTCCAAGGCGGCCAGGGGCTCGTCCATCAGGAGCAGGCGCGGCGAAGAAAGCAGTGCGCGACCGATCGCGACACGCTGCTTCTCGCCCCCCGACAGCTTTGAAGGGCTACGGTCAAGCAACTGGCCGATGCCGAGCAGGTCGACGACGCGATCGAAATTTTCAATGCGTGCGGATTTGGGGGTGAACCAGCGGCCATAGGAGAGATTTGTCCGGACGCTCAAGTGCGGAAAAAGCCGCGCTTCCTGGAAGACGTAGCCGAAACGGCGGCGGTGCCGGGGAACGAAGATGCCCTTTGCCGTATCCGTCAGCGCCTCGCCGTCGAGCAGGACCCGGCCTTCGGCCGGTCGGGTGAGGCCAGCAATGATACGGATCACGGAGGTCTTGCCGGAACCGGAACGACCGAAGAGCGCCGTCACGCCGCGTTCGGAGGTGAAGGCGGCATCGAGCCCGAAGGCGCCGAGGTGATGTCTTGCTTCGACGATGAGCGTCATTCGGGATCGATCCTCCGGCCGGCGAGATAGGCGAGGAATTCCGAAGCGAGCAGGGCCAGCATGGAAATGGCGATGGATATGAGGGTGAGCCGCATGGCGACGGCGTCACCACCCGGCACCTGGGTAAAGGTATAGATGGCGGTCGACAGGGTCTGCGTCTCGCCGGGGATGTTGGAGACGAAGGTGATGGTGGCGCCGAACTCGCCCATCGCTTTGGCAAAGCAGAGAATCATGCCGACGATGACACCGGGAATAATCAGCGGCAGCGTGACGGTCAGGAAGACCCAGGCCGGGCTCGCGCCGAGCGTTCCGGCAGCTTCCTCCAGCTTGCGGTCGACGGCCTCGATGGAGAGACGGATACTGCGCACCATCAGCGGGAAGCCCATGACGCCGCAAGCGAGCGCTGCACCGGTCCAACGGAAGGACAGCACGATGCCCAGATATTGATCCAGCAGACTGCCGATCGGACCACGGCGACCAAAAAGGACGAGGAGGATAAAACCGGTAACGACAGGCGGCAGGATCAGTGGCAAGTGGACGATGCCGTTCAGGATGGATTTTCCCCAGAAGCGGCCGCGGGCAAGCAGCAACGCGACCATGATGCCGGGCGGCAGGCTTGCCACCATGGCGACGAAGGAAATGCGCAGGGTCAGCAGGATCGCCGTCCATTCCTCATCGCTCAAGCCGAACATATCCAAGCGTCATCTTCTCCGAAACATAGAAGGCCCGCCGAAGCGAGCCGTCACGCTAAGCTCTGGGCGCTGATTGCGCAATTATTTCAGGATGGTGAAACCCTGAGCCGTGAAGAAGGGGGCAGCCTTGTCCGACTTCAGGAAGTCGAGATAGGCAGCGGCATCCGGGTTCTTGCTCTCGGCAAGCAGGGCGATCGGATAGATAATCGGCGGGTGGGAATCGGCCGGGAAGGTGCCGACGATCGCAACGCCCTTATCGGCGGCGGCATCGGTTTGATAAACGATGCCGTAAGGCGCTTCGCCGCGGGAAACGAGGGCAAGGGCTGCGCGCACGCTTTCTGAATAGGCAACCTTGCTCTCGACGGACTTCCAGACGCCGAGTTTGTCGAGCGCTGTCTGGCCATACTTGCCGGCCGGAACCGACCTCGGCTCGCCCATGGCGAGCTTGCCGTCGCCGATGAGGCTTGCGAGATCGAAGCCTGCCTTGATTTCGACCGGCTTCTGCTTGCCGTTCTCAGCGACCAGAACAAGGCGGTTGCCGAGCAGGTTGGAGCGCGTGTCCGCCTTGATCAGCTTTTTATCGGCGACGTAATCCATCCAGCTCAGGTCGGCAGAAATGAAGACGTCAGCCGGGGCTGCATTTTCGATCTGTTTTGCCAGTGCGCCGCTTGCTGCGTAGGAAGCAACGGCTTCCTTGCCGCTTTCCTTGGCCCAGGCCGCATTGGCCGCATCAAGCGCATCCTTGAGACTTGCGGCAGCGAAGACCGTTACCTTTTCGGCGGCTGCGGCAGGCGTCGAAAGCGCTGCTGCGCCAAGCCAGATGGCCGAGATCGCGGCGGTTGCCAGTTTCATCCAGTGGCGGCGGCTCTGCATAATTTCTTCTCTCCGGATTCGAAATATTTAGACGAATATAACGGTGTGCGGGCTTTGACTAGAGTTGTATTTCATAAAACATAACGACGGCGGAGGTCTGATTTTCCCAAGCCGCTTCTTCACGCATTCGTGAGGTGCATGGCTCTTCTCGAGCCGAAAGCTCGTGAGGAAAAAATGTGGCGCATCCACCTGGTAAACGACAAGGGATCTGGCGAGCCAGTTTGGATCAACCTGTTTTTGCTGATTAAATTGGCAGCGAATTCGATCCTGCTCCGCGAAGGTTTGCATTCTGTGCATTGCTGCAATGCACCAGCCTATATTCACTTTCTGAACAAATGTGCTAAAAGACAATCATCCGACGGCTTCTCCTCCTCCTCCCATAGCCGTCCGATAGGATCGACAACACTCCTCCTCCCAGTTGTCGATCAAGTTTTAAGCCCGACGCACCTCCTCCCGCGTCGGGCTTTTCATTTCCGGGAACTTCCAAACAATCCGATTATTCCGCGGCCTTGTGCTGATCGCCGTTGCGGATGGCTGTCGAGCTCAAAGTCGAGCGTGGACCGTGAATGAAGGTCCAGGCCGGCGCCGGCTTCTTCCAGAGAACGCGGGCGTCATCTTCATCGATGCGCGCAAAGGCGAAGGTCTTGGCCATTTTCGAGGAAAGGTAAGAGAGCGTCGAGCCTGGCCGGTCGATGACAGCGATCGGGAAGGTTCGCGCGATATTCTGCCATTTCTGCCAGCGATGGAAATTTTCCAGGCTGTCGGCGCCCATGATCCAGATGAAATGCACATGCGGATTGCGGGCTTTCACGCGGGCAAGCGTATTGGCCGTGTAGCTCACGCCAAATGCCTGTTCGAAGGCGGTGACCTTGATATGTGGGTCGGTGGCGATCGCCTCGCTGCGCGCTAAACGCTCCGAAAGTGGTGCCAGATGATTGCGGCTCTTCAACGGATTGCCCGGTGTCACCATCCACCAAAGCTGATCCAGCCCCAGGCGGCGGATGGCGATTTCGGCGACCAGAGCATGGCCCTCATGCGGCGGATTGAACGAGCCGCCGAACAGACCGACGATCATGCCGCGTTCGCTGTGCGGCATGCGGAGATAGCGCCGGTCTATATGCTCTGTGGTCACGTCAGGGCCGCGTCTGTCCGTGACCGCGAACGCGGTATTTGAAGGAGGTGAGTTGTTCGACACCGACTGGGCCACGCGCATGCATCTTGCCGGTGGCGATGCCGATCTCCGCACCCATGCCGAATTCGCCGCCATCGGCAAACTGAGTGGAGGCATTGTGCAGCAGGATGGCCGAGTCGATCTCCGTGAAGAAGCGTTCGACAACCTCAGGGTCTTCGGCAAGCACGGCTTCGGTATGGTTCGACGAATATTTCTGGATATGGTCGATCGCGCCGGAAATGCCGTCAACGACGGCAACGGAAATGACGGCATCCAGATATTCGGTCGACCAGTCCTCTTCGGTGGCAGGCTTCAGGCCGGCTACGGCCTTGAGAACCGTGGCCGAACCGCGAACCTCGCAGCCGGCTTCAACTAGGACCTCGATCAGCGGCGTCAGATGCGTGCCGATGGCGGCACCGTCGACCAGCAGGGTCTCGGCTGCGCCGCAGACGCCGGTGCGGCGCATCTTGGCATTGACGATGATGTTCTTGGCCATTTCGAGATCGGCGGACGCATCGACATAGATATGGCAGAGGCCTTCGAGATGGGCGAAAACCGGTACGCGTGCCTCGCTCTGGACGCGGGCAACGAGGCTCTTGCCGCCGCGCGGCACGATAACATCGATTGTACCATCAAGCCCGCGCAGCATGGCGCCGACAGCGGCGCGATCGGTCACGGGCACAAGCTGGATCGTATGTTCCGGCAGCCCGGCTGCCTTCAGGCCCTCGACCATGCAGGCATGGATCGCAGCCGAGGAACGGCGCGAATCCGAGCCGCAGCGCAGGATGACGGCGTTGCCTGCCTTCAGGCAAAGCGCACCGGCGTCGGCCGTGACGTTCGGGCGGCTTTCGAAGATGACGCCGATGACGCCGAGCGGCGTGCGGACACGTTCGATCTTCAGGCCATTCGGGCGATCCCAGGCGGCAATGACTTCGCCGACAGGGTCGGGAAGAGCGGCAATCGCGCGGATTCCCTCGGCCATTTCCGTGACGCGCTTGTCGTTCAGCGTCAGTCGATCGATGAAGGAGGCGAGCATGTCCGTGCCCTCCACATCCTTCAAATCTTTCGCATTTTCCGAAAGGATATGGGCTTTGTTCGCAAGAATGGCATCCGCCATCGCGTTCAGAGCCTTGTTCTTGGCATCGGTGGAAGCAAAGCCCAATGGTCGCGCGGCGGCCTTGGCCTTGCGGCCGATGTCGTTCATCAGCACGTCAATGTCAGGGCTTAGCGCAACTGTATCAAGCATAGCTTGCGTCCTTCTTCTGCCTTTCCGATTTCGAACCGATTTGCGCCGTCATGACCATATCGTCGCGATGGACCATGGCGGCGCGGCCGGGATAACCGAGGATCGCCTCGATGTCAGCCGATTTGCGGCCGGCGATCTGGCGAGCTTCCTCTGCGTCGTAGCTGACCAGTCCACGGGCGATCTCGCGGCCGGAGGGGGCGATGATCGCAACCGTATCGCCGCGGGCGAAATTACCGGAGATGCTGCGCACGCCGGCGGGCAGCAGGCTCTTGCCGGCGCCGAGTGCTGTGACTGCACCGTCATCGAGATGCAGCATGCCGGCCGGCTGAAGCTGTCCGGCGATCCAGGTCTTGCGGGCGGTGACGGGCGTGCCCGAAGGCGCAAACCAGGAGGAACGCGCACCGTTTTCGATTGCCGAAAGCGGGCTTTCCGTTTTGCCCGACGCGATGATCATCGCGCAGCCCGAAGTCGTCGCGATCTTGCCGGCATCGATCTTGGTGCGCATGCCGCCGCGTGAGAGTTCGGAGGCCGCACCACCGGCCATCGCTTCGATCTCGGGCGTGATTTCCGCAATGGTTTCCAGAAATTGCGCATCGGGATCGAGATGCGGCGGGGCGGTGTAGAGACCGTCTATATCGGAGAGAAGGATTAGCAGGTCGGCGCCGGTCATGGTGGCGACACGGGCGGCCAGACGGTCGTTATCACCATAGCGGATTTCGCTGGTCGCGACCGTATCGTTCTCGTTGATGATCGGCACGGCGCCGATCTTCAGAAGCTGGTTGATAGTGGCGCGGGCGTTGAGGTAACGGCGCCGTTCTTCGGTATCGCCGAGGGTCAGCAGGATCTGGCCGGCGACGATCTCATCGTGTGAGAGGCTTTCGGACCAAGCGCGTGCCAACGCGATCTGGCCGACGGCCGCTGCCGCCTGACTTTCCTCCAGCTTCAGGGCGCCGGAGGGAAGATCGAGCACCGAGCGGCCAAGAGCGATAGCCCCTGACGATACCACGAGGATATCGACGCCTTTGGACTTCAGCGCAGCGATATCAGCGCACATGGCATCGAGCCATGATTTCTTCAGACCGGTTTTGCGATCGACCAAGAGTGCCGAGCCGATCTTGATGACGACGCGGCGATATCGGTCCAGCGATTTGCGGCTACTCATCGCTCTCGTCCTCGTCGGTGAGGATCATGTCGCGATGGCGCAGCTTCGGTGTCTTGGCCGGCTTTTCCTCGGTATTGGCTTCGACGATGATGTCGCGCAGCGCGCGCAGCACTTCCGTCATTCCCTTGCCGGTGACGGCGGAGATCAGGAAGGGTGTCTTGCCGCAGGCCTTGGCGAGTTCCTTGGCCTTCTTCTTCAGGGTCGCATCGTCGAGTACGTCGATCTGCGAGAGCGCGACGATTTCCGGCTTGTCCACCAGGTCGTTGCCATAGGCTTCGAGCTCGTGCTTCACCGTCTTGTAGGCCTTGCCGACCTTTTCTTCCTGGGAAGAGACGAGATGCAGCAGCACACGCGTGCGCTCGACATGGCCGAGGAAACGGTCGCCGATGCCCACGCCCTCATGGGCGCCTTCGATAAGACCGGGAATATCGGCAAGGATGAATTCCCGCTCGTCGATGGTCGCGACCCCGAGGTTGGGGTGCAGCGTCGTGAAGGGGTAATTGGCGATCTTCGGACGCGCGCGCGTGACCGAAGCAAGGAAGGTCGACTTGCCGGCATTCGGCAGGCCGACGAGGCCGGCATCGGCAATCAGCTTCAGGTGCAGCCAGATGGTTTTTTCTTCGCCCTCCAGGCCAGGATTGGCCCAGTCCGGTGCCTGATTGACCGAGGATTTGAAGTGGGCGTTGCCGAAGCCGCCGTTGCCGCCTTTTGCGAGGCAGAAGCGCTGGCCTTCCTCGGTCAGGTCGCAGATGAGGCTTTCCTGATCCTCCTCGAAGATCTGCGTGCCGACTGGAACCTTGAGCGTCACGTCGTCGCCGTTGGCGCCGGTGCGGTTCTTGCCCATGCCGTGCATGCCGACCTTGGCCTTGAAGTGCTGCTGGTAGCGAAAATCGATCAGCGTATTGAGACCGTTGACGGCCTCGACCCAGACGTCGCCTCCGCGCCCGCCGTCGCCTCCGTCAGGCCCGCCGAACTCGATGAATTTCTCACGACGGAAGGAAACGCTGCCCGCGCCGCCATCACCCGACCGGATATAGACCTTTGCTTCATCGAGAAATTTCATTTTACTTCCAGTACTCGGTGCGTTTGGGCGACCCCACTTGGCCCATTCGATATAGGCGGTTCAGGCGGAGGTCAAAGAATATCGTGATTTTTGCGAGCTATAACATACAGTACGGCTTCGGTCTCGATGGCAGATACGATCTGGAACGCATCGCCAGAAATCTCGAAGGTGCTGATGTCATCGCGCTGCAGGAGGTGACGAGAGGCTTCGGCCGGAACGATTATGCCGACATGCCTGGTACCATCGCGGCGCTCTTTCCCGACCATTTCTGGGTCTATGGACCGGCCTGCGACATGCATGTCGAGGCGCCGGAGGGCCAGGTTTCGCTGCAGCGCGGCACCCGTTTCCAGTTCGGCAATATGGTTCTGTCGCGCTGGCCCATCCTGTCGACGCGAACGCTGCTTCTGCCGCGCAGCCGTACGGTCGACAAGGTCAATTTGCAGCGCGGTGCGACGGAAGCCGTTATTGCCATGCCTGAGGGTGCTCTCCGCGTCTATTCCGTTCATCTCGACCACGTTTCGATCGATGAGCGCATTGCGCAGCTCCACTATCTCGGCGGCCGCATCAATGCGTTCATTCATGAAGGCGCGTCGCTGACCGGAGGCTGCGAACTCGGGCTGCCCGAGCCGCCGCTGCCGGAGGATTACGTGATCATGGGCGATTTCAATATGGAGCCGGAATCGCCGGAATACTGCACCTTCGCTGGTGCTTTTGACGGGTTTTACGGCCGCACGGCGCGGATCGGCACGCCGATCGACGCCTTTGCGGCGCTTGGCGCCTACAGGCCCGGCAGCTACAGCTGGATGGATCCGGAAGATCACGGCAAGCGCATGCATATCGATTACTGTTTCGTCAGTTGCGGCCTCAAGGACCGGTTGAAATCCGCTGTCATTGAGACGAATTTCCCAGGTTCCGATCATTTTCCCTTGCGGGTCGAGATCGGCGATTGAAAGGACGCCGCCCTTAAAGCGTGCCGCGATCTTTCAGATCGCTCACCTCGCTTTAGGGTCTTTGTTTCGTGCATGTCGTTATCGCAAAACCGCTGCACACTTTTGCGCGACATGCACCAGAGCGGCGTCCTTCCTATGTCAGGCGACCTTTTTCTGCTGCAGAGCGCCGGGCTGCAGCACGGTTTCGATATGAGCGACCATGGTATTGCGAGCGAAGGAGTAGATTTCGCTGCAGCCGGTCATCCGGAAACCGAGCTTTTCCTGCAGCCGAAGCGATGCAGGATTGTCGGCAAAGACGCCCGAATGAACCGGGACGTCAGGCATGCGCCGCGAGAAACGCTCCAGCACGGCTTCCGCCGCCTCGCTCATATAGCCGCGCTGCCAGTAGTAGCGGTTCAGCCAGTAACCGAGGTGCCAGCGGCCGTGACGGAGTTCGATCGACACATTGCCGATATGAACATCATCACTGCCGGTGATCGCCAAACTCCAATCAGGCATGACGCCTGACGTAACCGGGATCAGCCAGTCCAACGCATCCTGCCGGTCGTAGGGGGCGGGAACGCGGGCCAGCATGCGGGTGACCGCGAAATCGGAAAGCGATTCCGCAATTGCCGGAGCGTCACTCAGCCTGTGCGGGCGAAGCGTCAGCCTTGCCGTGGTGATGACCGGCGCAGGGCCGGGCATCATGGGCTTGCTCTTGGGCCGCTGAAGGGTAACCGAGCTCATGAGATTGCCCCCCAGCTTCTCAGTGACATCCAGGTCTTGCGGTCGAGCCGGTACCATTCGACCGGCACGTTGCTGCCGAGCGCCAGCGATGCGGCAAGGCCGGATCCCTGGAACTGGAAGCCGCACTTCTGGATGACGCGGCGCGAGGCAACGTTCATGACCCGGCAGCGGGCGTCGATCTGCTCGACCTGCTGCCGTGTCCTGAACACCATGTCGACGAGGGCATGGCAGGCCTCGGTCATATAACCCTGGTTCCAATAGGGTTCGCCCAGCCAGTAGCCGATCTCGACGGTCTTCTCGTCGGTATGCGGTTCTACCCCGCAGCACCCCATGAAGGCACCGTTTTCGGCCTTGGTGATGGCATAGACGCACTTGCCAATCTCGCCATTTCGCGTACGCCAAACAAAGTCGGCGGCATCATTGGCGGTATATGGGTGCGGCATACGCGATACCATGGTGGCGACTTTGGCGTTGTTGGCGAGATGGGCAAGGGCGTCAATGTCTTCCTCGTGCGGCGCGCGCATGACGAGCCGTTCCGATAACAAGACAGGGCAATCGGTCCTTAACCGCTCCGGCCTCAGCCGTTCCATGGAAGACCGCTGGTCTTCCCGGGGTGACCGTGATTGGTCGACCCTTATCAATTCGCCTTGCATGTTCAGTCCTCCTGTTTGGACAAAGAAAAAGGGGAGATGGCGCCCCATCTCCCCTGTTTTCTGGACTGAACCTGGTACGGTCAGCCGGGTCGATGAGACGCCGGCTGTTTTAGAGCGCTACCGGCTTATTCCGCTGCTTCCGCTTTCGGCATTACAGACACGTACACGCGACCATTGGCCTTCGTTCGGTAGTCCACATTGCCAGCCGTAAGCGCAAAAATAGTGTGATCCTTGCCGAGGCCGACATTGGCGCCCGGATGCCACTGCGTACCGCGCTGGCGAACGATGATGTTGCCGGCTACGACGTTCTCGCCGCCGAACTTCTTCACGCCGAGGCGCTTGGAATCGGAATCGCGACCGTTACGCGAGGAACCGCCAGCTTTTTTATGTGCCATTGGAGTTCTCCTTTAAACCTGAAACCCGTTGATCTTACTTGGCGGCCACGATGTCCGTGATGCGGACAACCGTGTGATGCTGGCGATGGCCGCGCGAACGCTTCGAATTCTGACGACGACGCTTCTTGAAGGCGATAACCTTCTTGCCGCGGGTCTGGTCGACGACTTCCGCCTTGACGGAGGCGCCGGCTACGAAGGGCGCACCGATCGCCGCGTCGGCGCCTTCGCCGATCACGAGGACTTCGGTGAATTCAATGGAGTCGCCAGCGGAGGCTTCAAGCTTCTCGATGGTCAGCACGTCATTGGCTGCCACACGGTACTGCTTACCGCCGGTCTTGATGACTGCGAACATTATTTTATCCTTTCATGTTCGATCCAGCTCTCCCCGCGGATCGCAGGTGGCTGTCTTCTTATCAGTCGAAGTTAAGCAGGGATTTCAGGGAACTAGCCCGGAACTCTGGTCTGCCGGTGAAACCCCGCGCGAGCGCGAGGCGGGCAAGGGGCGGATTACTCCACTCCTATTGCGGATGCGGGATACGCGAGTGACAGAAAGGTGTCAAGGCAAAAGGATGGAAAAGCTTGAGATTTCGGCTTGCCAGTCTGTCATTTGCTCGTTATGAGAACGCCCGCGCCGAACAAGCGCCGACCAAGACCGCGGAGAGGTGGCAGAGTGGTCGAATGCACCGCACTCGAAATGCGGCATACCTGCAAGGGTATCGTGGGTTCAAATCCCACCCTCTCCGCCATTTTGGACCGGTCCATTCTGGACACATAGGTTACGGTTTATACCGGAGACATGGGTAACACTTTTGGCCCGAAGGGGTTTTGGAGTGGTTCGAGCCTGCATGTCTCATCATCGAAGTATCCCAAATCATAGTCCATGAAGCTAGCCAGCCAGATATGGTCCTCGACCTGTTTGATGCCGACGGTCTGACCGGCAAAGACGAGGCTGAGATTGATCTTCTTGCGGTCGAAACAGATGCGTCCGCATGTGGTGACGGTGACGGCCTTGTCGTGAAACGGATAATCGAGGTCAGGCAGGCCAGTATAGCTGCGCGGTGACGCCGCGTAGCACTCGGCCGGGCAATGCATGTCGAGCGCCTGGTGCGGCCGCTCATTGTTGAAGCAGTCGATGAAGTCGTCGAACTTTGCCTGCTGCTGAAGGAAGTTGGCGGCGGCTGGCTTGGTGGTCTCCAGCTTCAGAGTGAGGTGCATGCGCTCATGGCGCCCGTTCTGCTGCGGGCAGCCCGGTTTGATGCGCTCGATGTCGATGCCCAGGCGCAGCCACCAGACCGACAGCTTGCTGAGGTTGAACAGCGCGTTGGGGCTTGCGAAAGGAACCCCGTTGTCGGTGCGAATGGCGTTGGGCAGGCCAAACTCTTTGAATACGCTTTCGAATACGGTGAAGGCATAGGCTTCCTTGGTGGTCGAGAGCGCTTCGCAGGCGATCAGATAGCGACTGGCAAAGTCGGTGATCGTCAGCGGATAGCAATAGCGCCGGTCGGCGAGCATGAACTCGCCCTTGTAGTCGGCACACCACAGCTCGTTGGGCCGACAGGAGTGGGAAAGCGCTGTCCCCGTCGCCTTGTTGCGTCGCCGCTTGCGGCGCTCGACCATGTCGTGCCGGTCGAGAACCGCATGCACCGTCGAGATCGCCGGCCTGTGCACATCCGGGTACAGCCGGGCCAACCGTTCGCGTATCTTCGGCGCACCCCAAGTCGGCTTGTCCTGCTTCAGGCGCACAATCAGCTTCTCGATTTGAAACGGAAGCTGATTGGCATGGCGGTAAGGCCGGCGCGATCGATCCGTCAGCCCTTCCAGGCCGCTGTCGTTGTAGCGTGTGAGGATCTTGTAACCCGTCTTGCGCGAGATATCGAACTCCCGGCAAAGCACGGCCATCTTCTCGCCGTCCAGCAGCCGGGCGATGAACTTCAGCCGCTCTTCCATGACGTTACACTCCTTCCAAGGCACCTTGCTCTCCTTGCAAAGGGCCGAAAGTGTAACCCATCTAGCCGGAATGAACTGTCACCCATCTCTCAGGAAGGGCAACCTTGGGCCTCAAGGCATTACCGCGATCTGTTGATTTCTCTTGGTATGAGATGCCCTTGCTAAGTGTGGTAAGGGCCGCATTCGCGGCACGTTCTGCTACTACAAGATATTCTGACTGCTATCTATTGAGCCGGATGCGGGCTCGGATGTCCACTCACTTTGCTACCGTCTCCCACGCAGCAGGGCAGGAATATTTTGTTTCCGTGTCTTAAGTTTGCTGAAATCGCCGGAGATTATTGCGTTCCTTATCGCTGATATCGCATGCGGCAGGGCTTGAATGGTCGCCTTATCTCCCAAATATTCGGCGCCAATTTTTTGTATATATAAAGCAGCAGACAGGGCATCGACCCATCTCTCGGTATCTGCG encodes the following:
- the rsfS gene encoding ribosome silencing factor, producing the protein MVCHSRKGKALTTVHAKGKTLAVIPKGAERGADAAARALEAVLVSLEDSKAEDIVTINIAGKSALGDYMVVVSGRSNRHVMAIADHLLTDLKDEGFGTARVEGQEGGDWILIDTGDIIVHVFRPEIREFYNIEKMWAAPDMDEETLH
- a CDS encoding winged helix-turn-helix domain-containing protein gives rise to the protein MTETAKNPLAPVLRITFPDDDRLGHGKMELLEHIRETGSISAAGRAMDMSYRRAWMLVAEMNRMFKAQVVESQRGGQKGGGAALTPFGDQLLARFRDMEKTVRTSLADDLAWLENNRNPQPDGRR
- the modC gene encoding molybdenum ABC transporter ATP-binding protein, producing the protein MTLIVEARHHLGAFGLDAAFTSERGVTALFGRSGSGKTSVIRIIAGLTRPAEGRVLLDGEALTDTAKGIFVPRHRRRFGYVFQEARLFPHLSVRTNLSYGRWFTPKSARIENFDRVVDLLGIGQLLDRSPSKLSGGEKQRVAIGRALLSSPRLLLMDEPLAALDEARKAEILPYLERLRDEMDIPIVYVSHSISEVARLANQVVIMRDGKVEAAGPATEILSRSSLLPEDRREAGAVLEGTVESIDSANRISTVLLKAGRLYVPGAAPAIGKSVRIRIPARDVMLATRKPEGLSALNILEGTVTQVSPTEDGTVEIRLDCTGDAVLSRITALSCERLGLNPGMSAFAVIKTVALEA
- the modB gene encoding molybdate ABC transporter permease subunit, whose translation is MDMFGLSDEEWTAILLTLRISFVAMVASLPPGIMVALLLARGRFWGKSILNGIVHLPLILPPVVTGFILLVLFGRRGPIGSLLDQYLGIVLSFRWTGAALACGVMGFPLMVRSIRLSIEAVDRKLEEAAGTLGASPAWVFLTVTLPLIIPGVIVGMILCFAKAMGEFGATITFVSNIPGETQTLSTAIYTFTQVPGGDAVAMRLTLISIAISMLALLASEFLAYLAGRRIDPE
- the modA gene encoding molybdate ABC transporter substrate-binding protein, translated to MQSRRHWMKLATAAISAIWLGAAALSTPAAAAEKVTVFAAASLKDALDAANAAWAKESGKEAVASYAASGALAKQIENAAPADVFISADLSWMDYVADKKLIKADTRSNLLGNRLVLVAENGKQKPVEIKAGFDLASLIGDGKLAMGEPRSVPAGKYGQTALDKLGVWKSVESKVAYSESVRAALALVSRGEAPYGIVYQTDAAADKGVAIVGTFPADSHPPIIYPIALLAESKNPDAAAYLDFLKSDKAAPFFTAQGFTILK
- a CDS encoding nicotinate-nucleotide adenylyltransferase, with amino-acid sequence MPHSERGMIVGLFGGSFNPPHEGHALVAEIAIRRLGLDQLWWMVTPGNPLKSRNHLAPLSERLARSEAIATDPHIKVTAFEQAFGVSYTANTLARVKARNPHVHFIWIMGADSLENFHRWQKWQNIARTFPIAVIDRPGSTLSYLSSKMAKTFAFARIDEDDARVLWKKPAPAWTFIHGPRSTLSSTAIRNGDQHKAAE
- a CDS encoding glutamate-5-semialdehyde dehydrogenase → MLDTVALSPDIDVLMNDIGRKAKAAARPLGFASTDAKNKALNAMADAILANKAHILSENAKDLKDVEGTDMLASFIDRLTLNDKRVTEMAEGIRAIAALPDPVGEVIAAWDRPNGLKIERVRTPLGVIGVIFESRPNVTADAGALCLKAGNAVILRCGSDSRRSSAAIHACMVEGLKAAGLPEHTIQLVPVTDRAAVGAMLRGLDGTIDVIVPRGGKSLVARVQSEARVPVFAHLEGLCHIYVDASADLEMAKNIIVNAKMRRTGVCGAAETLLVDGAAIGTHLTPLIEVLVEAGCEVRGSATVLKAVAGLKPATEEDWSTEYLDAVISVAVVDGISGAIDHIQKYSSNHTEAVLAEDPEVVERFFTEIDSAILLHNASTQFADGGEFGMGAEIGIATGKMHARGPVGVEQLTSFKYRVRGHGQTRP
- the proB gene encoding glutamate 5-kinase, whose translation is MSSRKSLDRYRRVVIKIGSALLVDRKTGLKKSWLDAMCADIAALKSKGVDILVVSSGAIALGRSVLDLPSGALKLEESQAAAAVGQIALARAWSESLSHDEIVAGQILLTLGDTEERRRYLNARATINQLLKIGAVPIINENDTVATSEIRYGDNDRLAARVATMTGADLLILLSDIDGLYTAPPHLDPDAQFLETIAEITPEIEAMAGGAASELSRGGMRTKIDAGKIATTSGCAMIIASGKTESPLSAIENGARSSWFAPSGTPVTARKTWIAGQLQPAGMLHLDDGAVTALGAGKSLLPAGVRSISGNFARGDTVAIIAPSGREIARGLVSYDAEEARQIAGRKSADIEAILGYPGRAAMVHRDDMVMTAQIGSKSERQKKDASYA